Proteins encoded within one genomic window of Paenarthrobacter sp. JL.01a:
- a CDS encoding GntR family transcriptional regulator, whose translation MTDNAVQFLSRPIATQPGQPLRVAAYSRIAEAIRTKILPPGSLLPTETELGTMMDVSRTVIREALMLLEEDGLTRARRGVGRFVADSLPRIGIEHIRPFDQLLGGPDQDIQVKRVAAIKQPASEFVAPGIGVEPDKDVWFWESVLIRDGEPVAHLQENVAQDIPEASALQEAAEAPTLSAATLLEVLSGLPGSPLGPGECEISLSTAGPSRAKLLGLRPSDPVLVLTQYVRRKGSPFYLAKCLVAAKAGHLSVIQSS comes from the coding sequence TTGACCGACAACGCCGTCCAGTTCCTGTCCCGACCTATCGCAACCCAGCCGGGTCAGCCCCTTCGCGTCGCCGCGTACTCCCGCATCGCCGAAGCCATCAGGACCAAGATCCTGCCGCCGGGTTCCCTGCTCCCCACGGAGACCGAACTCGGCACCATGATGGACGTCAGCCGCACCGTGATCCGGGAAGCGCTGATGCTGCTGGAAGAAGACGGGCTCACCCGGGCACGCCGGGGTGTTGGCAGGTTCGTGGCCGATTCGCTCCCCCGCATTGGCATTGAACACATCCGGCCCTTCGACCAGCTCCTCGGTGGTCCCGACCAGGACATCCAGGTCAAACGCGTCGCCGCCATCAAGCAACCGGCCTCCGAATTCGTGGCGCCGGGTATCGGCGTCGAACCCGACAAGGACGTGTGGTTCTGGGAAAGCGTGCTCATTCGCGACGGCGAACCCGTGGCACACCTGCAGGAAAACGTCGCCCAGGACATCCCCGAGGCGTCAGCCCTTCAAGAAGCCGCCGAAGCACCCACCCTTTCGGCAGCTACGCTCCTTGAGGTTCTCAGCGGACTGCCGGGCTCGCCCTTGGGTCCGGGTGAGTGCGAAATCAGCCTCAGCACCGCTGGCCCCAGCCGCGCCAAGCTGCTCGGATTGCGTCCGTCCGATCCCGTTCTGGTCCTCACCCAGTACGTCCGGCGGAAGGGCTCACCGTTCTACCTGGCTAAATGCCTCGTTGCCGCCAAGGCCGGACACCTCTCCGTCATCCAGTCCTCCTGA